The following coding sequences lie in one Montipora foliosa isolate CH-2021 chromosome 11, ASM3666993v2, whole genome shotgun sequence genomic window:
- the LOC137977050 gene encoding THAP domain-containing protein 3-like, translated as MPAHCCVPKCTKKLYRTENGKKISYFKFPDDVNLKKRWLHAIRRDECKDFTVNQNTKICSRHFKPEDFVKSVGGQRIYVREGVVPSRFSWSQSSPLKRKPPKKRMFTSNTDTELIVSQTTSATETNGDNCTSSAAGSSADHDVQNDMDTQGNTTEDFKELLEKLKSLELENASLKAEIGVLKRQKGLADSRVFQLRNFTSDEDIAFYTGFPNFATFNAVYEFLNTGTNGENIRYSYYARQL; from the coding sequence atgccGGCACATTGTTGTGTTCCCAAATGCACCAAAAAGCTGTACAGGActgaaaatggaaagaaaatttcctacttcaagtttccagatgatgtgAACCTCAAGAAACGTTGGCTGCATGCTATTCGTCGCGACGAATGTAAGGATTTTACTGTCAACCAAAACACGAAGATTTGCTCTCGTCACTTTAAACCTGAGGACTTTGTTAAGTCTGTCGGAGGCCAGCGTATTTATGTCAGGGAAGGGGTCGTGCCGTCACGTTTTTCTTGGTCACAAAGTTCTCCGCTAAAGAGAAAGCCTCCTAAGAAACGTATGTTTACGTCGAATACAGACACAGAGTTGATAGTATCTCAAACAACTAGTGCAACTGAAACCAACGGTGATAACTGCACTTCATCGGCGGCTGGTAGCTCTGCTGATCATGACGTGCAAAACGACATGGATACGCAAGGAAACACGACAGAAGATTTCAAAGAACTTCTCGAAAAACTGAAGAGTTTGGAGCTTGAAAATGCTTCGCTAAAGGCTGAAATAGGAGTTTTGAAACGTCAGAAGGGTCTTGCAGATTCTCGCGTTTTTCAGTTGCGAAATTTTACCTCTGACGAGGACATCGCCTTTTACACCGGCTTTCCTAACTTTGCTACATTTAATGCTGTATATGAATTTTTGAACACTGGAACGAATGGGGAGAACATTAGGTACAGTTACTATGCCAGACAGCTTTAA
- the LOC137977051 gene encoding uncharacterized protein, whose protein sequence is MQENLEMVVKSGKHQLVGFVDLGKGHDIMSHLSGKGDPELASQVLQFVFLSDCGFRCPIAQFPSGSCTPSDLYFLFWEGVLKMLEEGFTIYWCILDGADVNRQFIKIHFKDTDPAERNFMTHNIYTYNPMVFIMDPKHNIKKIRNNISKSNVNVRPRCLQVNGNTIIWKQFKEAYNWHQANFSLPVHERLSELHFELDSAGKMRNHLAENVLDRKMLFLMQKYQEHLSSVTQDNGQRLDATIELLGHTSRIVQLFNDKHSITSLTDPRLTELSKKPPIVASISFRQSFGLTYNQCVLDTCQ, encoded by the exons ATGCAGGAAAATCTGGAGATGGTGGTAAAGAGCGGGAAACACCAGCTGGTTGGATTTGTTGATCTTGGCAAAGGTCATGATATTATGTCACATCTCTCAG GAAAAGGTGATCCAGAACTTGCGAGTCAAGTGTTgcagtttgtttttctaagTGACTGTGGGTTCCGATGCCCAATTGCACAATTTCCCTCCGGAAGCTGTACACCCAGTGACCTTTACTTCTTGTTCTGGGAAGGCGTCCTGAAAATGTTGGAAGAAGGATTCAC GATTTATTGGTGTATTCTCGATGGGGCTGATGTTAATAGGCAATTTATCAAAATCCATTTCAAAGATACTGATCCTGCTGAGAGGAATTTTATGACACACAACATTTACACCTACAACCCAATGGTGTTCATTATGGATCCAAAG CACAATATAAAGAAGATCAGAAATAACATTTCTAAAAGCAATGTCAATGTAAGGCCTCGATGTCTACAAGTTAATGGCAACACCATCATATGGAAACAATTTAAAGAGGCATACAACTGGCATCAGGCTAATTTTAGTCTGCCTGTCCATGAGCGACTCAGTGAACTTCATTTTGAGCTTGACTCTGCAGGAAAGATGAGGAACCATCTTGCAGAAAATGTGCTGGACAGAAAGATGCTTTTTTTAATGCAG AAATATCAAGAGCATTTATCATCAGTGACTCAGGACAATGGACAAAGATTGGATGCTACTATTGAACTCTTGGGTCACACCAGCCGCATCGTCCAGCTCTTTAATGATAAACACAGCATCACCTCCCTTACTGATCCCAGACTGACTGAACTGAGTAAGAAACCTCCGATTGTGGCAAGCATTTCATTTCGTCAAAGCTTTGGTTTGACTTACAATCAATGTGTATTGGATACATGTCAATGA
- the LOC137977049 gene encoding uncharacterized protein produces the protein MPSSLLLNSKLFSSYKNHVTLKGLVGIAPSGAITFISQLYSGSISDREIVDRSGFLKLDFDKGDTVMADKGFTIEDLLPLGVNLNIPPFLGLYTQMTAQDVIKTQEIASVRIHIERAINKVKNFRIWDSVVPLSLFGVVNQMWSVCAFLCNMHNPLIST, from the coding sequence ATGCCTTCCAGCCTTCTTTTGAATTCGAAACTGTTCAGCTCGTATAAAAACCACGTAACTCTGAAAGGCTTAGTTGGAATTGCTCCTAGTGGAGCTATAACTTTTATCAGTCAACTATACAGTGGAAGTATTTCCGATCGCGAAATTGTTGACAGAAGTGGTTTtctgaagttagattttgaTAAAGGTGACACTGTGATGGCCGATAAAGGCTTTACAATTGAAGATCTCCTTCCACTGGGTGTGAACCTAAACATTCCACCTTTTCTAGGGTTGTATACCCAAATGACAGCACAAGATGTTATCAAGACCCAGGAAATTGCCTCGGTAAGAATACATATCGAACGAGCTATTAACAAAGTCAAGAACTTCCGCATTTGGGATAGTGTCGTACCACTTAGTCTATTTGGGGTGGTAAATCAAATGTGGAGTGTCTGTGCctttttgtgtaacatgcacAATCCTCTTATTTCCACGTAA
- the LOC137977048 gene encoding uncharacterized protein: MAADQTVSASRLSEGDIPGASLQGRNPTTLTTDELRFWLKCRGDPAKGSKTKAQLAKRVLEYVASGRDNDVVDPDKNLIYTRRKQRQEKLQTRNDPLLKESTVRFPSTGWSTSLQRMPLFTKAEMDLHVSQSGKNIDRSKQSHTVPTSMRKAKTFLEDEYLKDVVAASDNEYFFFQCLCHHSFKKNEAPHKLKVALCLVSGSVKYASCTCVAGSAGLCNHVLALMMKLCKFSLYSCQNVKELDHESDMAQPKACTSSLQLWHRPARGEKIKPQPVMELNVKRSKLDSDYDPDSGVRCLLYEARKNLSTQTADEVMLKDKLQKINPKFALSQIISPGGTNLQETKFGKSPSGSYASYQLQFSESNFQVFCNIDSVPRADGNHGNDDQNAISAFPAFPLQHSEQYKKPDGLSRNQEALLDHLTVDEVKLNNKEKTTREQAASQEWNAERKFRFTASNFHTIAKRKRNHASLVNNLLHPKPFTSKQTEHGKTYEPVALKEYGKYMFAARNPVTVLKSGLVVSMACPILAASPDGKVIDHSCSKPFGLVEVKCPFTKFHVSPLDACADESFFAENVNGQPRLKRGHQYYFQIQGQLAVTRASWCDFVIYTSKGMSVERITFDPQFWDTLNECLKNCYFNHFIEPAALEFCKH, encoded by the exons ATGGCTGCTGATCAAACTGTAAGTGCCAGCCGTCTTTCCGAGGGCGATATACCAGGGGCATCTCTTCAAGGACGAAATCCTACAACACTCACCACGGATGAGCTTCGCTTTTGGTTAAAATGTCGTGGCGACCCGGCAAAAGGATCAAAAACAAAGGCACAGTTAGCAAAAAG AGTACTTGAATATGTGGCTTCTGGTCGTGATAATGATGTTGTGGATCCGGACAAGAACCTTATTTACACGCGTCGAAAGCAGAGACAAGAAAAATTACAAACTCGAAATGATCCGTTGCTAAAGGAAAGTACTGTAAGGTTTCCATCGACTGGGTGGTCAACAAGCTTACAACGAATGCCATTGTTTACAAAGGCAGAAATGGATTTGCATGTCTCTCAGTCTGGAAAAAACATTGACCGAAGTAAACAGAGCCATACAGTTCCAACAAGCATGAGAAAAGCCAAGACGTTCCTTGAAGACGAATACTTGAAGGACGTAGTTGCTGCTAGTGACaatgaatatttcttttttcaatgtttgtgtcatcatagctttaaaaaaaatgaagcccCTCATAAATTAAAAGTTGCACTTTGTTTAGTGAGTGGAAGTGTAAAGTATGCTTCATGTACGTGCGTGGCGGGATCTGCTGGCCTTTGTAATCATGTACTTGCACTTATGATGAAACTTTGTAAGTTTAGCTTGTATagctgtcaaaatgtcaagGAGTTGGACCATGAATCTGATATGGCACAACCTAAGGCATGCACTTCCAGTTTACAGCTGTGGCACAGACCTGCAAGAGGGGAAAAAATCAAGCCCCAACCTGTCATGGAACTCAATGTAAAGAGGTCCAAATTAGATAGCGATTATGACCCTGATAGTGGTGTGAGGTGTTTATTGTATGAAGCTAGGAAAAACTTGAGCACACAAACAGCAGATGAAGTTATGTTGAAAGACAAGCTTCAAAAGATCAATCCTAAATTTGCCCTGTCTCAAATCATTTCTCCTGGTGGTACTAACTTACAGgaaacaaaatttggaaaatcTCCGAGTGGTTCATATGCAAGTTATCAGTTACAGTTTTCCGAGtccaattttcaagttttctgcaATATTGACTCAGTGCCTAGAGCAGACGGCAATCATGGTAATGATGACCAAAATGCTATATCTGCGTTTCCTGCATTTCCTTTGCAACATTCTGAACAGTACAAAAAGCCAGATGGTTTGAGCAGGAACCAAGAAGCACtcctggatcatttgactgTTGATGAGGTAAAGCTCAATAACAAAGAGAAGACTACAAGAGAACAAGCAGCCTCCCAAGAATGGAatgctgaaagaaaatttcGGTTTACAGCTTCTAATTTCCACACCAttgcaaaaaggaaaagaaatcatGCCTCTTTAGTAAACAATCTGCTTCATCCCAAGCCATTTACTTCCAAGCAGACAGAACACGGGAAAACCTATGAACCTGTAGCCTTGAAAGAATATGGAAAATATATGTTTGCAGCTAGGAATCCAGTTACAGTGTTAAAAAGTGGCCTTGTTGTGAGTATGGCCTGTCCAATTTTGGCAGCATCGCCAGATGGCAAGGTCATTGATCATAGTTGTAGTAAGCCTTTTGGACTAGTAGAGGTTAAATGTCCCTTCACTAAGTTTCATGTAAGTCCCTTAGATGCATGTGCAGATGAAAGTTTCTTTGCAGAAAATGTAAATGGACAGCCAAGACTGAAAAGGGGACATCAGTACTACTTTCAAATACAGGGTCAACTTGCTGTTACAAGGGCTAGCTGGTGTGATTTTGTAATTTACACCAGCAAAGGCATGAGTGTAGAAAGGATCACATTTGATCCTCAGTTCTGGGACACATTGAATGAATGCCTTAAGAACTGCTACTTCAATCATTTTATAGAGCCAGCCGCTTTAGAATTCTGTAAACATTAG